Proteins encoded together in one Leishmania infantum JPCM5 genome chromosome 4 window:
- a CDS encoding putative serine peptidase, Clan S-, family S54: MQQPCFFAARCGAQRISRLATAAVARVSSSPAIMRCAMSSSTSSNRLLTVHASATAMRALHSGSLPVSSTLTQRKLSALPTSLTALRTMRGAATIVVPARASFFAGAAVSPMATACSSLFAAQRCYGVARATRVARSPKKSSEGGGQLQGVNKLARYKGEEEDEQKDGSGNEQESPFNMNSGPGYLPFPPPFHTINIVMILFLANVMCYLIMNLGNDDWRDFVVEHCTLSHENWTRIYPLFTNAFYQENILQLLIDCWLLWQFGDTMLGFLGNTRMTFFALLCTLGGSVIHVARQKFELYYGMDELEVRGRCYGPNPFIMGLVAIEGLIFRHLNFIQQPPIPFLVLTAFVMVIDVWRIFTTKPEEHGAATGGALMAYLFWALPTRMLGLDKLTATL; this comes from the coding sequence ATGCAGCAGCCATGCTTCTTCGCCGCGCGCTGTGGCGCACAGCGGATTTCACGGctggcgacagcggcggtaGCAAGAGTGTCGTCATCGCCCGCGATAATGCGCTGCgccatgagcagcagcactagcAGCAACCGTCTTCTCACGGTGCACGCCTCAGCAACCGCCATGCGCGCCCTCCATTCGGGATCGCTGCCTGTGTCGTCGACGCTGACGCAGCGGAAGCTGTCGGCGCTTCCGACAAGCCTGACCGCCCTTCGCACgatgcgcggcgccgctacCATTGTAGTCCCGGCGCGCGCCTCGTTCTTCGCGGGAGCCGCGGTCTCGCCGATGGCGACAGCGTGCTCGTCGCTCTtcgctgcgcagcgctgctACGGCGTCGCCAGAGCCACCCGCGTTGCGCGCTCCCcaaagaagagcagcgaaggcggcggccagctgcagGGCGTCAACAAGCTCGCACGCTAcaagggagaggaagaggacgagcAGAAGGATGGTAGTGGCAACGAGCAGGAGAGCCCGTTCAACATGAACTCCGGCCCAGGCTACTTGCCCTTCCCCCCGCCCTTCCACACCATCAACATCGTCATgatcctcttcctcgccaaCGTGATGTGCTACCTGATCATGAACCTCGGCAATGACGACTGGCGCGACTTCGTGGTCGAGCACTGCACTCTTTCACATGAGAACTGGACACGCATTTACCCCCTCTTCACGAACGCCTTCTATCAAGAGAAcatcctccagctgctcatCGACTGCTGGCTTCTCTGGCAGTTCGGCGACACGATGCTGGGCTTCCTGGGCAACACGCGCATGACCTTCTTCGCGCTGCTCTGCACGCTCGGCGGTAGCGTCATCCATGTGGCGCGGCAGAAATTCGAGCTGTACTACGGAATGGACGAGTTGGAGGTACGTGGCCGCTGCTACGGACCCAACCCGTTCATCATGGGTCTCGTGGCGATAGAGGGGCTCATCTTCCGTCACCTGAACTTCATTCAGCAGCCGCCGATCCCCTTCCTCGTGCTGACGGCGTTCGTTATGGTGATCGACGTCTGGCGCATCTTCACGACGAAGCCGGAGGAGCACGGCGCGGCCACCGGCGGTGCCCTCATGGCGTACCTCTTCTGGGCCCTGCCGACTCGCATGCTGGGTCTCGACAAGCTCACTGCCACGCTCTAA